A part of Tachysurus vachellii isolate PV-2020 chromosome 4, HZAU_Pvac_v1, whole genome shotgun sequence genomic DNA contains:
- the shroom2a gene encoding protein Shroom2 isoform X1 — protein MDAVDHHLGLEPGFSVRDHRPLTDSDRTLAQNGHGGESWKLVCVSLYGGAPWGFTLRGGREHREPLIITKVEEGSKAAAVRLQVGDELVNINEVPLSGYRQEAICLVKGSHKTLTLVVKRKNEPMSRPHSWHSTKFNENQSDTAKTQSTPSPVWQTRYDASSFPWDQPNLRRVSDQFSSLGSMDSLEHGSYPYPPGRLSPSKSNGNSVEHLVGGKRDSAYSSFSTSSGTPDYTLSRSNTASTENMLYKVNQWDSGSRPSNGRHSQSLSEGVRHDDRIGYLQPPSVSSGRESPKTEDQPGNRHSASGRSSIAPVWHVPDMKKAMAPSPPPPAPPTRSDSFAVTKIHEKGLVSSHPENHGIHTQSKIQSKGLKTATDVSESNQRIYHAPASGHEICQNNNPQPKTGMMNSYVAGDGYSQQTPLPNSNKKYSPSNTDPSCTHFAYHKRQYSDESNFQVPPRTPSTGKSQSCYSSMQELTTSSHVAHYNQNQIRRHVASLSSTAIDHNPDSQSPNRYYSATSRQPSQGGTQVSLVRVEDRNASSVMEITQSGGDRTSISSQGQLKDWSNTSQVLQHPNNKDSNGYYRQVDSQHRVSTAVSKSAFDDAATKALEVKGPQKQNTVTNSDSYFIKQGKISESYRFGESSKEQLPSKSEITLCPQKTPLLHSLSQDSSRHIEVQSEMISGDGQQDFIDPQNGRQVRRPDRFATTLRNEIQMRRAQLQKSRSAAVLGGTADPEEPSVWNSTDISSPSLDGSFTSAYKDHLKEAQARVLKATSFRRRDLEPVLLEHPGDEVLSSSRKDTPSLSSVSEVPTSKPAPGTNHVSRICGRKRFPVEKKVRSYSEPEKINEVGVDEDPTPQDNDVSLVNRRKVFETTGKPAYRKPMLKQNLQIHEDSRPDKPVELPQSGQNDVTKKDSDNKAVDSGPNFSQRLGTFAEYEATWKTQRKADPRTSGRYHSADNILDSAVDERHKPSYFHERSRSSPSEDFYGQKIPAQGGKTAEYCPPERKLSDHDNSTSRLSDGGYKGVLPKSTQDSPSVLKEGELESNFSDISSTRRSPPSPAGPSQHFLNPTSNAKTKGSNSLRPPPTCLDKYKCPMAAAPVNTSQGGTGVSQSPLKDIVSKDAPVSWKDPGFSQGPKREEETQLETLPLPPPPPPPEPHAHLTPPSMEGQRSPSPHFAPQRLTDKPPVSVSQQDEATGRMDKVTDDSSTVKKVPIKIVHSESSTEKETRQYLHPSTETSLNPQPPVLSLSSLGAPELSSSPFCTYTRQREQENEATGFQKDQTFHADVPVPQEPQKSPCVEHGTNGVFSGSLSASSHSEEDEKREVLARDIIDKDKSLADILDQSKRRTTMDLMEGIFPEGEQLVEEAHQRRRAAPKLTPSRSSEERREEDSMVAAAAAAAAALVTSSAYYSTSAPKAELLIKMKDMQEQSVELESEEELEEVNDTELANKKQELIESLSKKLQVLREARESLQEDMQDNNALGEEVEATVQGVCKPNELEKFRMFVGDLDKVVSLLLSLSGRLARVENALNSLEEDTPLEERRTLMEKRKLLIRQHEDAKELKDNLDRREKVVYDILSSYLQEENLADYEHFVKMKSALIIEQRKLEDKIKLGEEQLKCLMDSLPPDQMVTLLKNDK, from the exons GTTGAAGAAGGCAGCAAGGCTGCAGCCGTGAGGCTCCAAGTAGGAGACGAGCTTGTAAACATCAACGAGGTTCCCCTGAGTGGCTACAGACAGGAGGCCATCTGCTTAGTCAAGGGCTCCCACAAGACTCTTACTCTGGTGGTGAAAAG GAAAAATGAACCCATGAGCAGGCCTCACTCCTGGCATTCCACCAAATTCAATGAGAACCAATCAGACACTGCCAAAACACAGTCCACACCCTCGCCAGTCTGGCAAACAAGATATGATGCAAG TTCATTTCCTTGGGATCAGCCTAATTTGCGCAGAGTTTCAGACCAGTTCAGCTCCTTGGGCAGTATGGATAGTTTAGAACACGGCTCTTACCCCTATCCACCTGGACGCCTGTCTCCAAGCAAATCGAACGGCAACAGTGTCGAACATTTAGTGGGTGGAAAAAGAGATTCTGCTTATAGCTCATTTTCAACTAGCTCAGGGACGCCTGATTATACACTGTCCAGAAGCAACACAGCTTCAACAGAGAACATGTTGTATAAAGTTAATCAGTGGGACTCAGGAAGTCGGCCTAGCAATGGCAGACACAGCCAAAGCCTAAGCGAAGGGGTCCGACACGATGATAGAATTGGTTACCTGCAGCCACCTTCAGTAAGCAGTGGTCGAGAAAGCCCAAAAACAGAGGACCAACCAGGTAACCGGCATTCGGCTTCAGGGAGGTCCAGCATTGCACCTGTTTGGCATGTTCCTGATATGAAGAAGGCCATGGCCCCATCACCTCCACCACCTGCACCACCAACCCGCAGCGATAGTTTTGCTGTGACTAAGATTCATGAAAAGGGTCTGGTCTCCAGTCACCCAGAGAATCATGGGATTCATACCCAGTCAAAGATCCAAAGCAAAGGATTAAAGACAGCAACAGATGTGTCTGAAAGTAATCAAAGGATTTACCATGCACCGGCCTCAGGTCATGAAATATGTCAAAATAACAACCCGCAACCTAAAACTGGCATGATGAATTCATATGTTGCAGGTGATGGCTATAGTCAACAAACGCCTCTTCCAAACTCAAACAAGAAATATTCACCATCCAATACTGATCCATCCTGCACTCACTTTGCCTACCATAAACGTCAGTACAGTGATGAGAGCAATTTTCAAGTGCCCCCCAGGACCCCATCTACAGGCAAGTCACAGAGTTGTTATAGCAGCATGCAAGAATTAACCACCAGCAGCCATGTCGCACACTATAACCAGAACCAGATCAGAAGGCATGTTGCATCACTGTCCAGCACTGCTATTGACCACAACCCTGATAGTCAAAGCCCCAACAGGTATTACTCTGCCACATCTCGGCAACCCTCTCAGGGAGGGACCCAGGTCTCTTTAGTGCGGGTGGAGGACAGGAATGCTAGTTCTGTGATGGAAATCACGCAAAGTGGAGGTGATAGAACTTCTATAAGCTCTCAAGGACAGCTCAAGGACTGGTCTAATACATCTCAGGTACTGCAGCACCCAAATAATAAAGACAGCAATGGATATTACAGACAGGTCGACAGCCAGCATCGGGTGAGCACAGCAGTTAGTAAGTCTGCTTTTGATGATGCAGCAACAAAAGCTTTGGAGGTCAAGGGACCCCAGAAGCAAAACACTGTGACCAACTCAGACAGCTATTTTATAAAGCAGGGAAAAATCTCTGAATCTTACAGGTTTGGAGAATCCTCCAAAGAACAGTTACCATCTAAAAGTGAGATTACTCTGTGTCCCCAGAAAACCCCTTTGCTGCACTCTCTATCACAGGACAGTAGTAGACACATTGAAGTACAAAGTGAAATGATTAGTGGTGATGGACAACAGGATTTCATTGATCCTCAGAATGGCAGGCAGGTTCGACGTCCTGACCGTTTTGCCACCACATTGAGAAATGAGATCCAGATGAGGAGAGCTCAGCTTCAGAAGAGTCGAAGTGCAGCGGTCTTGGGCGGAACAGCTGATCCTGAAGAGCCTTCAGTCTGGAATTCCACAGATATCTCTTCACCTTCCCTTGATGGTTCCTTCACTAGTGCCTATAAAGACCATCTGAAGGAGGCCCAAGCTCGAGTCCTTAAAGCTACTTCTTTCAGGAGGAGGGACTTGGAGCCAGTGCTACTAGAGCACCCAGGAGATGAAGTCCTGTCCTCTTCTCGTAAGGATACACCATCTCTATCAAGTGTATCTGAGGTCCCAACAAGTAAGCCTGCTCCGGGTACAAACCATGTGTCCCGTATATGTGGCCGAAAACGTTTTCCAGTTGAGAAGAAAGTACGGTCCTACTCTGAGCCTGAAAAGATTAATGAGGTTGGTGTTGACGAGGATCCAACTCCACAAGATAATGACGTATCTTTGGTAAACAGGCGTAAAGTCTTTGAGACAACAGGAAAACCTGCTTATCGCAAACCCATGTTGAAGCAAAATCTGCAAATACATGAAGACTCCAGACCAGATAAGCCTGTCGAATTGCCTCAGTCTGGCCAAAATGATGTCACCAAGAAGGATAGCGATAATAAGGCAGTAGATAGTGGCCCAAATTTTTCACAGAGACTGGGCACTTTTGCAGAGTATGAGGCCACAtggaaaacacagagaaaagcGGATCCCAGGACGTCTGGAAGGTACCATTCGGCTGATAACATCCTCGATTCAGCAGTGGACGAGCGACATAAGCCCTCCTATTTCCATGAAAGGTCACGTTCCTCTCCATCAGAGGACTTCTATGGTCAG AAAATCCCAGCACAAGGAGGGAAGACGGCTGAGTACTGTCCTCCAGAGAGAAAACTCTCTGATCATGACAACTCTACATCAAG GTTGAGTGACGGAGGATACAAGGGTGTATTGCCCAAGTCAACTCAAGATTCACCATCAGTTTTGAAAGAAGGAGAGTTGGAGAGCAATTTCTCAGATATCTCATCCACTCGTAGATCTCCTCCCAGCCCTGCTGGTCCTTCTCAACATTTCCTCAATCCCACTTCTAATGCAAAGACCAAAGGCTCCAATTCTCTGAGACCTCCTCCGACATGCCTAGACAAGTACAAATGCCCCATGGCTGCTGCTCCTGTCAACACCTCACAGGGTGGAACCGGTGTCTCTCAATCTCCCCTTAAAGACATTGTTTCTAAAGACGCCCCAGTATCCTGGAAGGACCCTGGGTTTAGCCAAGGTCCAAAAAGAGAGGAGGAGACTCAACTGGAGACCCttccccttcctcctcctcctcctcctcctgagcCTCATGCCCACCTGACTCCACCCAGCATGGAAGGGCAGCGTTCACCATCACCTCACTTTGCTCCCCAGAGACTTACTGACAAGccccctgtctctgtctcccagCAGGATGAAGCCACAGGAAG GATGGACAAGGTGACTGATGATAGCAGCACTGTGAAAAAAGTGCCCATCAAGATTGTCCACTCTGAAAGcagcacagagaaagaaacTCGACAGTACCTTCACCCAAGCACAGAGACTTCTCTCAACCCACAGCCCCCAGTCTTGTCTCTGTCCAGTCTGGGAGCACCAGAGCTGTCCTCCTCTCCATTTTGCACATACACACGTCAAAGAGAGCAGGAAAATGAAGCCACAGGCTTTCAGAAAGACCAGACGTTTCATGCTGATGTCCCAGTGCCTCAGGAGCCACAAAAAAGCCCCTGTGTGGAACATGGCACAAACGGAGTCTTCTCAGGCAGCCTCAGTGCTTCCTCTCACTCTGAGGAAGATGAGAAGAGAGAGGTGTTGGCCAGGGACATCATAGACAAGGATAAGTCTTTGGCTGACATTTTGGACCAGAGCAAGAGGAGAACCACTATGGACCTGATGGAAGGGATTTTCCCAGAAGGAGAGCAGCTGGTTGAGGAGGCGCACCAACGCAGGAGAGCTGCACCCAAACTGACTCCCTCACGTAGCTCTGAAGAGAG GAGGGAAGAGGACAGCATGGTGGcggcggcagcagcagcagcagcagctttggTGACCAGCTCGGCTTATTACAGCACGTCAGCTCCTAAAGCAGAGCTGCTTATTAAAATGAAGGACATGCAGGAGCAGAGCGTAGAGCTTGAATCAGAAGAGGAACTGGAGGAGGTCAACGACACTGAGCTAGCCAATAAGAAG CAAGAGCTGATCGAGAGCCTGAGCAAGAAGCTGCAGGTGCTGCGGGAGGCACGAGAGAGTCTGCAGGAGGACATGCAGGACAACAACGCTCTGGGCGAGGAGGTTGAGGCTACCGTCCAGGGCGTCTGCAAACCCAACGAGCTGGAGAAATTCCGCATGTTCGTCGGGGACCTAGACAAAGTGGTCAGTCTGCTGCTGTCTCTGTCTGGACGACTGGCACGTGTAGAGAATGCCCTCAACAGCCTGGAGGAGGACACACCACTCGAAGAGAGG CGCACGTTGATGGAGAAGCGCAAGCTGTTGATCCGGCAGCACGAGGACGCTAAGGAGCTGAAGGACAACTTGGATCGGCGAGAAAAAGTTGTTTACGACATCCTGTCCAGCTACCTGCAGGAGGAGAACTTGGCCGACTACGAGCACTTTGTCAAGATGAAGTCTGCCCTCATCATTGAACAGCGCAAACTGGAGGATAAGATCAAACTGGGCGAGGAGCAGCTCAAGTGTCTGATGGACAGTTTGCCTCCAGATCAGATGGTCACTCTGctgaaaaatgacaaatga
- the shroom2a gene encoding protein Shroom2 isoform X2, protein MSRPHSWHSTKFNENQSDTAKTQSTPSPVWQTRYDASSFPWDQPNLRRVSDQFSSLGSMDSLEHGSYPYPPGRLSPSKSNGNSVEHLVGGKRDSAYSSFSTSSGTPDYTLSRSNTASTENMLYKVNQWDSGSRPSNGRHSQSLSEGVRHDDRIGYLQPPSVSSGRESPKTEDQPGNRHSASGRSSIAPVWHVPDMKKAMAPSPPPPAPPTRSDSFAVTKIHEKGLVSSHPENHGIHTQSKIQSKGLKTATDVSESNQRIYHAPASGHEICQNNNPQPKTGMMNSYVAGDGYSQQTPLPNSNKKYSPSNTDPSCTHFAYHKRQYSDESNFQVPPRTPSTGKSQSCYSSMQELTTSSHVAHYNQNQIRRHVASLSSTAIDHNPDSQSPNRYYSATSRQPSQGGTQVSLVRVEDRNASSVMEITQSGGDRTSISSQGQLKDWSNTSQVLQHPNNKDSNGYYRQVDSQHRVSTAVSKSAFDDAATKALEVKGPQKQNTVTNSDSYFIKQGKISESYRFGESSKEQLPSKSEITLCPQKTPLLHSLSQDSSRHIEVQSEMISGDGQQDFIDPQNGRQVRRPDRFATTLRNEIQMRRAQLQKSRSAAVLGGTADPEEPSVWNSTDISSPSLDGSFTSAYKDHLKEAQARVLKATSFRRRDLEPVLLEHPGDEVLSSSRKDTPSLSSVSEVPTSKPAPGTNHVSRICGRKRFPVEKKVRSYSEPEKINEVGVDEDPTPQDNDVSLVNRRKVFETTGKPAYRKPMLKQNLQIHEDSRPDKPVELPQSGQNDVTKKDSDNKAVDSGPNFSQRLGTFAEYEATWKTQRKADPRTSGRYHSADNILDSAVDERHKPSYFHERSRSSPSEDFYGQKIPAQGGKTAEYCPPERKLSDHDNSTSRLSDGGYKGVLPKSTQDSPSVLKEGELESNFSDISSTRRSPPSPAGPSQHFLNPTSNAKTKGSNSLRPPPTCLDKYKCPMAAAPVNTSQGGTGVSQSPLKDIVSKDAPVSWKDPGFSQGPKREEETQLETLPLPPPPPPPEPHAHLTPPSMEGQRSPSPHFAPQRLTDKPPVSVSQQDEATGRMDKVTDDSSTVKKVPIKIVHSESSTEKETRQYLHPSTETSLNPQPPVLSLSSLGAPELSSSPFCTYTRQREQENEATGFQKDQTFHADVPVPQEPQKSPCVEHGTNGVFSGSLSASSHSEEDEKREVLARDIIDKDKSLADILDQSKRRTTMDLMEGIFPEGEQLVEEAHQRRRAAPKLTPSRSSEERREEDSMVAAAAAAAAALVTSSAYYSTSAPKAELLIKMKDMQEQSVELESEEELEEVNDTELANKKQELIESLSKKLQVLREARESLQEDMQDNNALGEEVEATVQGVCKPNELEKFRMFVGDLDKVVSLLLSLSGRLARVENALNSLEEDTPLEERRTLMEKRKLLIRQHEDAKELKDNLDRREKVVYDILSSYLQEENLADYEHFVKMKSALIIEQRKLEDKIKLGEEQLKCLMDSLPPDQMVTLLKNDK, encoded by the exons ATGAGCAGGCCTCACTCCTGGCATTCCACCAAATTCAATGAGAACCAATCAGACACTGCCAAAACACAGTCCACACCCTCGCCAGTCTGGCAAACAAGATATGATGCAAG TTCATTTCCTTGGGATCAGCCTAATTTGCGCAGAGTTTCAGACCAGTTCAGCTCCTTGGGCAGTATGGATAGTTTAGAACACGGCTCTTACCCCTATCCACCTGGACGCCTGTCTCCAAGCAAATCGAACGGCAACAGTGTCGAACATTTAGTGGGTGGAAAAAGAGATTCTGCTTATAGCTCATTTTCAACTAGCTCAGGGACGCCTGATTATACACTGTCCAGAAGCAACACAGCTTCAACAGAGAACATGTTGTATAAAGTTAATCAGTGGGACTCAGGAAGTCGGCCTAGCAATGGCAGACACAGCCAAAGCCTAAGCGAAGGGGTCCGACACGATGATAGAATTGGTTACCTGCAGCCACCTTCAGTAAGCAGTGGTCGAGAAAGCCCAAAAACAGAGGACCAACCAGGTAACCGGCATTCGGCTTCAGGGAGGTCCAGCATTGCACCTGTTTGGCATGTTCCTGATATGAAGAAGGCCATGGCCCCATCACCTCCACCACCTGCACCACCAACCCGCAGCGATAGTTTTGCTGTGACTAAGATTCATGAAAAGGGTCTGGTCTCCAGTCACCCAGAGAATCATGGGATTCATACCCAGTCAAAGATCCAAAGCAAAGGATTAAAGACAGCAACAGATGTGTCTGAAAGTAATCAAAGGATTTACCATGCACCGGCCTCAGGTCATGAAATATGTCAAAATAACAACCCGCAACCTAAAACTGGCATGATGAATTCATATGTTGCAGGTGATGGCTATAGTCAACAAACGCCTCTTCCAAACTCAAACAAGAAATATTCACCATCCAATACTGATCCATCCTGCACTCACTTTGCCTACCATAAACGTCAGTACAGTGATGAGAGCAATTTTCAAGTGCCCCCCAGGACCCCATCTACAGGCAAGTCACAGAGTTGTTATAGCAGCATGCAAGAATTAACCACCAGCAGCCATGTCGCACACTATAACCAGAACCAGATCAGAAGGCATGTTGCATCACTGTCCAGCACTGCTATTGACCACAACCCTGATAGTCAAAGCCCCAACAGGTATTACTCTGCCACATCTCGGCAACCCTCTCAGGGAGGGACCCAGGTCTCTTTAGTGCGGGTGGAGGACAGGAATGCTAGTTCTGTGATGGAAATCACGCAAAGTGGAGGTGATAGAACTTCTATAAGCTCTCAAGGACAGCTCAAGGACTGGTCTAATACATCTCAGGTACTGCAGCACCCAAATAATAAAGACAGCAATGGATATTACAGACAGGTCGACAGCCAGCATCGGGTGAGCACAGCAGTTAGTAAGTCTGCTTTTGATGATGCAGCAACAAAAGCTTTGGAGGTCAAGGGACCCCAGAAGCAAAACACTGTGACCAACTCAGACAGCTATTTTATAAAGCAGGGAAAAATCTCTGAATCTTACAGGTTTGGAGAATCCTCCAAAGAACAGTTACCATCTAAAAGTGAGATTACTCTGTGTCCCCAGAAAACCCCTTTGCTGCACTCTCTATCACAGGACAGTAGTAGACACATTGAAGTACAAAGTGAAATGATTAGTGGTGATGGACAACAGGATTTCATTGATCCTCAGAATGGCAGGCAGGTTCGACGTCCTGACCGTTTTGCCACCACATTGAGAAATGAGATCCAGATGAGGAGAGCTCAGCTTCAGAAGAGTCGAAGTGCAGCGGTCTTGGGCGGAACAGCTGATCCTGAAGAGCCTTCAGTCTGGAATTCCACAGATATCTCTTCACCTTCCCTTGATGGTTCCTTCACTAGTGCCTATAAAGACCATCTGAAGGAGGCCCAAGCTCGAGTCCTTAAAGCTACTTCTTTCAGGAGGAGGGACTTGGAGCCAGTGCTACTAGAGCACCCAGGAGATGAAGTCCTGTCCTCTTCTCGTAAGGATACACCATCTCTATCAAGTGTATCTGAGGTCCCAACAAGTAAGCCTGCTCCGGGTACAAACCATGTGTCCCGTATATGTGGCCGAAAACGTTTTCCAGTTGAGAAGAAAGTACGGTCCTACTCTGAGCCTGAAAAGATTAATGAGGTTGGTGTTGACGAGGATCCAACTCCACAAGATAATGACGTATCTTTGGTAAACAGGCGTAAAGTCTTTGAGACAACAGGAAAACCTGCTTATCGCAAACCCATGTTGAAGCAAAATCTGCAAATACATGAAGACTCCAGACCAGATAAGCCTGTCGAATTGCCTCAGTCTGGCCAAAATGATGTCACCAAGAAGGATAGCGATAATAAGGCAGTAGATAGTGGCCCAAATTTTTCACAGAGACTGGGCACTTTTGCAGAGTATGAGGCCACAtggaaaacacagagaaaagcGGATCCCAGGACGTCTGGAAGGTACCATTCGGCTGATAACATCCTCGATTCAGCAGTGGACGAGCGACATAAGCCCTCCTATTTCCATGAAAGGTCACGTTCCTCTCCATCAGAGGACTTCTATGGTCAG AAAATCCCAGCACAAGGAGGGAAGACGGCTGAGTACTGTCCTCCAGAGAGAAAACTCTCTGATCATGACAACTCTACATCAAG GTTGAGTGACGGAGGATACAAGGGTGTATTGCCCAAGTCAACTCAAGATTCACCATCAGTTTTGAAAGAAGGAGAGTTGGAGAGCAATTTCTCAGATATCTCATCCACTCGTAGATCTCCTCCCAGCCCTGCTGGTCCTTCTCAACATTTCCTCAATCCCACTTCTAATGCAAAGACCAAAGGCTCCAATTCTCTGAGACCTCCTCCGACATGCCTAGACAAGTACAAATGCCCCATGGCTGCTGCTCCTGTCAACACCTCACAGGGTGGAACCGGTGTCTCTCAATCTCCCCTTAAAGACATTGTTTCTAAAGACGCCCCAGTATCCTGGAAGGACCCTGGGTTTAGCCAAGGTCCAAAAAGAGAGGAGGAGACTCAACTGGAGACCCttccccttcctcctcctcctcctcctcctgagcCTCATGCCCACCTGACTCCACCCAGCATGGAAGGGCAGCGTTCACCATCACCTCACTTTGCTCCCCAGAGACTTACTGACAAGccccctgtctctgtctcccagCAGGATGAAGCCACAGGAAG GATGGACAAGGTGACTGATGATAGCAGCACTGTGAAAAAAGTGCCCATCAAGATTGTCCACTCTGAAAGcagcacagagaaagaaacTCGACAGTACCTTCACCCAAGCACAGAGACTTCTCTCAACCCACAGCCCCCAGTCTTGTCTCTGTCCAGTCTGGGAGCACCAGAGCTGTCCTCCTCTCCATTTTGCACATACACACGTCAAAGAGAGCAGGAAAATGAAGCCACAGGCTTTCAGAAAGACCAGACGTTTCATGCTGATGTCCCAGTGCCTCAGGAGCCACAAAAAAGCCCCTGTGTGGAACATGGCACAAACGGAGTCTTCTCAGGCAGCCTCAGTGCTTCCTCTCACTCTGAGGAAGATGAGAAGAGAGAGGTGTTGGCCAGGGACATCATAGACAAGGATAAGTCTTTGGCTGACATTTTGGACCAGAGCAAGAGGAGAACCACTATGGACCTGATGGAAGGGATTTTCCCAGAAGGAGAGCAGCTGGTTGAGGAGGCGCACCAACGCAGGAGAGCTGCACCCAAACTGACTCCCTCACGTAGCTCTGAAGAGAG GAGGGAAGAGGACAGCATGGTGGcggcggcagcagcagcagcagcagctttggTGACCAGCTCGGCTTATTACAGCACGTCAGCTCCTAAAGCAGAGCTGCTTATTAAAATGAAGGACATGCAGGAGCAGAGCGTAGAGCTTGAATCAGAAGAGGAACTGGAGGAGGTCAACGACACTGAGCTAGCCAATAAGAAG CAAGAGCTGATCGAGAGCCTGAGCAAGAAGCTGCAGGTGCTGCGGGAGGCACGAGAGAGTCTGCAGGAGGACATGCAGGACAACAACGCTCTGGGCGAGGAGGTTGAGGCTACCGTCCAGGGCGTCTGCAAACCCAACGAGCTGGAGAAATTCCGCATGTTCGTCGGGGACCTAGACAAAGTGGTCAGTCTGCTGCTGTCTCTGTCTGGACGACTGGCACGTGTAGAGAATGCCCTCAACAGCCTGGAGGAGGACACACCACTCGAAGAGAGG CGCACGTTGATGGAGAAGCGCAAGCTGTTGATCCGGCAGCACGAGGACGCTAAGGAGCTGAAGGACAACTTGGATCGGCGAGAAAAAGTTGTTTACGACATCCTGTCCAGCTACCTGCAGGAGGAGAACTTGGCCGACTACGAGCACTTTGTCAAGATGAAGTCTGCCCTCATCATTGAACAGCGCAAACTGGAGGATAAGATCAAACTGGGCGAGGAGCAGCTCAAGTGTCTGATGGACAGTTTGCCTCCAGATCAGATGGTCACTCTGctgaaaaatgacaaatga